In Mycobacterium stomatepiae, the following are encoded in one genomic region:
- a CDS encoding Ni/Fe hydrogenase subunit alpha — MTPAIRRLRVDALTRVEGEGALNISLKEGQLDSVELNIYEPPRFFEAFLRGRAYTEPPDLTARVCGICPVAYQLSACNAIEDACGVQVNEDIVALRRLLYCGEWINSHALHIYLLHAPDFLGYSDIVGMARDHAAAVERGLALKKAGNQLMEFVGGRAIHPINVRLGGFYSAPTRLEFAPIAEQLRRALDGALATVEWVAGFEFPDFELEHEFLALTASGRYPIEDGVIGRSRGPLFPVADFTDHIVESQVPYSTALHATLDGGRYLTGPLARYSLNSSVLSPVAAQAATAAGLSAECRNPFRSIVVRAVEVVYAIEESLRIIADYQRPSRPFVDVPARTGVGHGVSEAPRGLLYHRWRIDADGLVSAATIIPPTSQNQAAIESDLASTVSGNLLLDDAALTTLCEKVIRSYDPCISCSAHFLTLTVQRQ, encoded by the coding sequence ATGACCCCAGCGATCCGCAGGCTCAGGGTCGACGCGCTGACGCGGGTGGAAGGCGAAGGCGCACTGAATATTTCGCTCAAAGAAGGTCAGCTGGACAGCGTCGAGCTGAATATCTATGAGCCACCACGCTTTTTCGAGGCATTCTTGCGGGGGCGCGCTTACACCGAGCCGCCCGACCTGACCGCACGAGTCTGCGGCATCTGCCCGGTTGCCTATCAGCTAAGCGCATGTAACGCGATCGAGGACGCGTGCGGCGTCCAAGTGAACGAGGACATCGTCGCGCTCCGGCGACTGCTGTACTGCGGCGAATGGATCAACAGCCACGCTTTGCATATCTACCTGCTACACGCACCTGACTTCCTCGGCTACTCGGACATCGTGGGTATGGCGCGCGATCATGCCGCGGCCGTAGAGCGTGGGCTGGCGCTGAAGAAGGCCGGTAACCAGCTGATGGAGTTCGTCGGCGGTCGGGCAATCCATCCTATCAATGTGCGGCTGGGCGGGTTTTATTCTGCACCAACGCGGTTGGAGTTTGCTCCGATCGCAGAACAGTTGCGCCGAGCGTTGGACGGTGCATTGGCCACCGTTGAGTGGGTTGCCGGATTCGAGTTCCCCGATTTCGAGCTCGAGCACGAATTCCTGGCGCTGACGGCATCAGGTCGATACCCGATCGAAGACGGAGTCATCGGGCGAAGTCGTGGCCCCCTTTTTCCCGTCGCTGATTTCACCGATCACATCGTCGAATCGCAGGTCCCGTACTCCACTGCCCTGCACGCGACCCTGGACGGTGGGCGCTACCTCACCGGGCCGCTGGCAAGGTACTCGCTGAACTCGTCGGTACTTTCGCCCGTGGCTGCACAGGCGGCCACGGCTGCAGGGCTATCGGCCGAATGCCGAAATCCGTTTCGCAGCATCGTTGTTCGTGCTGTCGAAGTAGTCTACGCGATCGAAGAGTCTTTGCGGATCATCGCCGATTACCAACGCCCGTCACGCCCTTTCGTCGACGTTCCGGCTCGCACCGGTGTGGGACATGGCGTCAGTGAGGCCCCCCGTGGCCTGTTGTATCACCGATGGCGGATCGACGCGGATGGATTGGTTTCCGCAGCAACTATCATTCCGCCGACTTCTCAGAATCAAGCGGCCATCGAATCCGACCTGGCCAGTACGGTGTCCGGCAATCTCTTGCTCGACGATGCCGCGTTGACCACTCTGTGTGAGAAGGTGATTCGTAGCTACGATCCGTGCATATCATGCTCAGCGCATTTCTTGACGTTGACGGTGCAGCGACAGTGA
- a CDS encoding hydrogenase maturation protease: MLSAFLDVDGAATVTGISGGVVVVGLGNRYRKDDGVGVVAAAALGELALPRVRVITDVAEPLGLLDAWSGATLAVVIDAAVAKPSMPGRVRRFTPGELTTAREGLSSHTIDIDRTRALGQALGRVPDALVVFSIDVADVGHGSGLTPRVAGAVPEVVRLVVEEINRCSC, encoded by the coding sequence ATGCTCAGCGCATTTCTTGACGTTGACGGTGCAGCGACAGTGACCGGGATCAGCGGGGGAGTAGTCGTGGTCGGTCTTGGCAATAGATACCGGAAGGATGACGGCGTGGGCGTCGTCGCTGCCGCCGCGTTAGGTGAGCTCGCGTTGCCGCGGGTTCGGGTGATAACCGACGTTGCGGAACCGCTTGGTCTGCTCGACGCGTGGTCGGGCGCCACGTTGGCGGTGGTGATTGACGCCGCGGTCGCGAAACCCTCGATGCCTGGCCGCGTTCGGCGATTCACTCCGGGCGAACTGACAACCGCGCGCGAGGGGCTTAGTTCGCACACGATCGATATCGACCGTACCCGGGCACTGGGTCAAGCACTCGGACGAGTACCGGATGCGCTGGTGGTGTTCAGTATCGACGTGGCCGACGTCGGTCACGGCAGCGGTTTGACCCCTCGGGTAGCGGGCGCGGTGCCGGAAGTAGTTCGGCTGGTGGTCGAGGAGATCAATCGGTGCTCGTGTTGA
- a CDS encoding DUF302 domain-containing protein, whose protein sequence is MSSALSTRLGAPFEDCVTRIRDALAQQGFGVITEINIRETLKTKLGIELEDYLILGACNPQLAHEAIMVDREIGLLLPCNVLVRSEPDDPGTTIVQAMDPGILLEVTGEPALKAIADEVTSKLAAAIAALNTSTD, encoded by the coding sequence ATGAGCAGTGCATTATCGACGCGACTCGGCGCCCCGTTCGAAGACTGCGTTACCCGTATTCGAGATGCACTCGCTCAACAAGGTTTTGGTGTGATTACCGAGATCAATATCAGAGAAACCCTGAAGACCAAGCTCGGGATCGAGCTGGAGGATTACCTAATTCTCGGCGCCTGTAATCCGCAATTAGCCCACGAGGCGATTATGGTCGACAGAGAGATCGGGCTGCTACTTCCCTGCAACGTGCTGGTCCGCTCCGAACCGGACGACCCGGGCACGACCATTGTTCAGGCAATGGATCCGGGCATCTTGCTCGAAGTCACCGGCGAACCAGCTCTTAAGGCAATCGCCGATGAAGTCACCTCGAAGTTAGCCGCCGCGATCGCCGCGCTCAACACGAGCACCGATTGA
- a CDS encoding response regulator: MGAVFCVFVVVGDQIVRRSLRELVESDANLELVGHAAGINQALSQIPPCRPDVALVDDRLPDGNGFDLCRDLRSRLPELQCLIFTSFSSPQLMLNTVRAGASGCIVRNAKGIEMLAAIKGAAAGEYFLDTAVATDWLAGRAREGFLDGATVLSAEEGQLLRLLAAGHTGNQILRQMSLDEKAFHASLWTLISKAQSPNDDHWSTW; this comes from the coding sequence ATGGGAGCGGTATTTTGTGTCTTTGTCGTTGTCGGTGACCAGATTGTGCGCCGCTCATTGCGCGAATTGGTAGAAAGCGACGCTAATTTAGAACTCGTTGGGCACGCGGCCGGCATCAATCAAGCGTTGAGCCAGATCCCGCCCTGTCGCCCGGATGTCGCGCTCGTTGACGATCGGCTGCCCGATGGCAACGGCTTCGATCTGTGCCGGGACTTGCGGTCGCGGTTACCCGAGTTGCAATGTCTGATCTTCACTTCATTCAGCTCACCGCAGCTCATGCTGAACACGGTTCGGGCCGGGGCCAGCGGCTGCATCGTCAGAAACGCCAAGGGAATTGAGATGCTCGCCGCTATCAAGGGAGCGGCAGCGGGAGAGTATTTCCTGGACACCGCCGTCGCTACCGATTGGTTGGCGGGACGGGCACGCGAGGGTTTCTTGGATGGCGCCACGGTACTGAGCGCCGAGGAAGGCCAATTGTTGCGATTGCTTGCCGCGGGGCATACCGGAAATCAGATCCTGCGCCAGATGAGTTTGGACGAGAAAGCGTTTCATGCCAGCCTATGGACACTGATCTCCAAGGCGCAATCACCGAACGACGATCACTGGAGTACTTGGTGA
- a CDS encoding site-2 protease family protein, with the protein MREAIPLGRFAGFPVKVHWSVIVILWLFTWSLATTLPHHVAGYSRPVYWLAGACGAVVLSASLLAHELAHAVVARRTGVGVGDVTLWLFGGVTSLDGEAKTPKAAFGIAIAGPATSLVLSAVFGGLATALSSLGAPAIVANVVWWLASINLLLGLFNLLPGAPLDGGRLVRAYLWRRHGDSVRAAIGAAHAGRVVAIVLITLGLAEFLAGGLVGGVWLAFIGWFIFVAAREEETQATNQQIFGGVCVADAMTPQPHTAPGWITVEDFIHRYLLGDRHSAYPVTDRDGSIIGLVTLRQLRELAPQRRTDTSVADIALPLQSVPTAAPREPLSALLHRMAPVGPRSRALVMDGHRVVGIITPTDLARLIDVYRLARPVPGVLVDHPNADSYSGAG; encoded by the coding sequence GTGCGAGAGGCAATTCCGCTGGGGCGATTTGCGGGATTCCCGGTGAAGGTCCACTGGAGCGTGATTGTGATCCTCTGGCTGTTCACCTGGAGTCTGGCGACCACATTGCCTCACCACGTTGCTGGGTATTCACGCCCGGTCTACTGGCTGGCCGGGGCGTGCGGGGCGGTGGTGCTGTCGGCGTCGCTGTTGGCCCACGAGCTCGCCCACGCGGTGGTGGCCCGTCGCACCGGCGTAGGCGTCGGCGACGTAACGCTATGGCTGTTCGGCGGAGTGACGTCCCTAGACGGCGAGGCGAAGACACCGAAAGCCGCGTTCGGCATCGCAATCGCTGGGCCGGCCACCAGTCTTGTGCTGTCAGCGGTGTTCGGGGGTCTGGCGACGGCGCTTTCAAGCTTGGGTGCCCCGGCAATCGTGGCCAACGTTGTCTGGTGGTTGGCGAGCATCAACCTGCTGCTGGGATTGTTCAACCTGCTGCCGGGCGCGCCGTTGGACGGCGGGCGTCTGGTGCGCGCCTACTTGTGGCGGCGCCACGGTGATAGCGTGCGCGCGGCGATCGGCGCGGCGCATGCCGGACGTGTGGTAGCAATCGTCTTGATCACGTTGGGACTGGCGGAGTTCCTGGCGGGCGGCCTCGTTGGTGGTGTTTGGTTGGCATTCATCGGCTGGTTCATCTTCGTCGCTGCCCGTGAAGAGGAAACCCAGGCGACCAATCAGCAGATATTTGGGGGTGTATGTGTCGCCGACGCGATGACCCCACAACCGCATACCGCTCCCGGATGGATAACGGTCGAGGATTTCATTCATCGCTATCTGCTTGGCGACCGTCATTCGGCCTATCCGGTCACGGATCGCGACGGGTCGATCATCGGTCTGGTGACGTTGCGGCAGTTGCGCGAACTCGCGCCCCAACGACGCACCGATACGAGCGTGGCCGACATCGCGCTACCGCTGCAAAGCGTGCCGACCGCGGCGCCGCGAGAACCGCTCAGCGCGTTGCTGCACCGGATGGCGCCCGTCGGACCCCGCAGTCGCGCTTTGGTCATGGACGGGCACAGGGTCGTCGGCATCATCACACCAACCGATCTGGCGCGGCTGATCGATGTCTACCGGCTCGCCCGACCTGTGCCGGGCGTCCTCGTCGATCACCCCAACGCGGACAGTTATTCCGGCGCTGGGTGA
- a CDS encoding universal stress protein, which yields MKPIVVGIDGSQAAVAAALWGLDEAIGRGVPLRLISVIKQTHRSPDDYARDLAHAEKSLQEAQFAIEASEKPVKIETDIPRGPAGPVMVEASRDAEMICVGSVGIGRYARAILGSTATELAKKAHCPVAVLRTHSDRPPPDINWIVVRMTDAPGNDSVVKYAAWEAKLRRAPMLVLGSRPEDLTETADGEFERRVQDWRRLHPEVRVYPITTKYAIGSFLRVNDERVQLAVISGAEADQLAALIGPSGHPLFDHPECSVLVVRE from the coding sequence ATGAAACCGATCGTAGTGGGTATCGACGGTTCACAAGCGGCGGTTGCGGCCGCGCTCTGGGGCCTCGATGAGGCGATCGGCCGTGGTGTGCCGCTGCGGCTGATCTCCGTCATCAAGCAGACACATCGATCGCCGGACGACTACGCTCGCGACCTCGCGCATGCCGAGAAGTCGCTCCAGGAAGCGCAGTTCGCGATCGAAGCCAGCGAAAAGCCCGTGAAAATCGAAACCGACATCCCGCGCGGGCCGGCTGGACCGGTCATGGTGGAGGCATCGCGCGACGCCGAGATGATCTGCGTCGGCTCGGTGGGCATCGGGCGCTACGCCCGCGCGATTCTGGGTTCGACCGCAACCGAACTCGCCAAAAAGGCTCATTGCCCAGTTGCGGTTTTACGCACGCATTCCGACCGGCCCCCGCCAGACATCAACTGGATCGTGGTACGGATGACCGATGCGCCGGGCAACGACTCCGTCGTCAAATACGCTGCGTGGGAAGCAAAGTTGCGCAGGGCACCCATGCTGGTTCTCGGAAGCCGACCGGAGGATCTCACCGAGACTGCCGATGGCGAGTTCGAGCGACGGGTGCAGGATTGGCGGCGGCTTCATCCCGAGGTGCGCGTTTACCCGATTACGACCAAGTACGCGATTGGCAGCTTTCTGCGCGTGAACGACGAGCGAGTTCAACTCGCGGTCATCAGCGGTGCCGAGGCCGATCAGCTGGCGGCGCTGATCGGACCGTCCGGGCACCCGCTGTTCGACCATCCCGAATGCTCTGTCCTCGTCGTTCGCGAGTGA
- a CDS encoding bifunctional lysylphosphatidylglycerol flippase/synthetase MprF — protein MSKPTVKSSHRSGGAAVAIARERVLVKADVPAARFVSVLMLLAVLGWLAVLAVGYQLGYDRGAPGRFGWSIALLAAGAMVCAGLFAHFLSFATIGNILMGSSGLALMWATRARPQPELLGQVWALVNSTDEDPLAPFAMHSSKSYHFNVGRTAAIAYRTRLGFAVVSGDPIGDVTQFQLLVEDFVRMCRSRGWRIIVLACSDRHLGLWQGKAGGRSKLAVPIGRDVVIDVGHFTLKGRRFRNLRQAVQRSRNCGITTEIVDERDVGGRLLGELTDVLYAAHHAAGTERGFCMNLDGALRGRCPGIKLAIARDDTGRVVAFHRYATAGRGSEVTLDAPYRHPDAPNGVDERLSIDMIAAAKSQNASRLSLAFAAFPEIFDATHPSRTQRAAYRLIHLLDPLIRLESLYRYLRKFHSLGERRYVVLRVRHIPAALIVLLSLEFTPRPHHQRPIRAGGVPD, from the coding sequence GTGAGTAAGCCCACCGTGAAGAGCAGCCACCGAAGCGGTGGGGCAGCTGTCGCGATCGCCCGCGAACGGGTACTGGTCAAAGCGGATGTGCCGGCAGCCCGCTTCGTCAGCGTCCTGATGCTGTTGGCCGTTCTGGGCTGGCTGGCGGTGCTGGCCGTGGGGTACCAGCTCGGCTACGACCGGGGCGCTCCTGGTCGCTTCGGTTGGTCGATCGCGCTACTTGCCGCGGGCGCGATGGTGTGTGCCGGGCTGTTCGCGCACTTTTTGTCGTTCGCAACGATCGGTAACATTCTCATGGGCAGCAGTGGGCTGGCGTTGATGTGGGCAACGCGCGCGCGTCCCCAGCCGGAGCTGCTGGGGCAGGTCTGGGCCCTCGTCAACAGCACCGACGAGGATCCCTTGGCGCCGTTTGCCATGCATTCGAGCAAGAGCTACCACTTCAACGTCGGCCGTACCGCGGCGATCGCATACCGCACCCGGCTTGGGTTCGCCGTCGTCAGCGGAGACCCGATTGGTGATGTCACCCAATTCCAGTTACTGGTAGAGGATTTCGTTCGCATGTGCCGCAGCAGAGGCTGGCGGATCATCGTATTGGCTTGCAGCGACCGGCATCTGGGCCTCTGGCAGGGCAAGGCGGGTGGGCGGTCGAAGCTCGCGGTCCCGATCGGACGCGACGTCGTCATCGACGTAGGCCACTTCACCCTGAAGGGCAGACGCTTCCGCAACCTGCGTCAGGCGGTGCAGCGCAGCCGCAATTGCGGTATCACCACCGAGATCGTCGACGAGCGGGACGTCGGCGGCCGGCTACTCGGCGAACTAACCGACGTACTATATGCCGCGCACCACGCCGCGGGTACCGAGCGCGGATTTTGCATGAACCTCGACGGCGCCTTACGAGGCCGATGCCCGGGGATCAAGCTAGCGATCGCTCGTGACGATACCGGGCGGGTAGTGGCGTTTCACCGATACGCGACCGCCGGGCGGGGATCGGAAGTGACTCTCGATGCGCCGTACCGGCACCCGGATGCCCCCAACGGCGTTGATGAACGGCTCAGCATTGACATGATCGCCGCAGCGAAAAGCCAGAATGCAAGCCGGCTTTCGCTGGCGTTCGCGGCGTTTCCGGAGATCTTCGACGCCACCCACCCGAGCCGGACGCAGCGGGCCGCCTATCGGTTGATTCATCTGCTAGACCCGCTGATCCGGCTTGAATCGCTGTACCGGTATCTGCGCAAATTTCACTCACTGGGCGAGCGGCGATACGTCGTATTGCGCGTCCGACACATCCCCGCGGCTCTGATCGTTTTGCTGTCTTTGGAATTCACGCCACGCCCACATCACCAGCGGCCGATCCGGGCCGGGGGTGTACCTGATTAG
- a CDS encoding pyridoxamine 5'-phosphate oxidase family protein — protein sequence MTNQIHSGVTILPTHECWDLLGGATLGRLVTSVDGRPEIFPVNYAVQRQTILFRTAEGTKLVSAAINNQVVFEVDDHNVAEGWSVIVRGTARSLRSDDEIADAERAQVLPWTSYEKSHYIRVIPEMVTGRRFQFGSLPGNG from the coding sequence ATGACGAATCAAATCCACAGCGGCGTCACCATCCTGCCGACGCACGAGTGCTGGGACCTGCTCGGAGGCGCGACGCTGGGGCGGCTGGTGACCAGCGTCGACGGCCGGCCAGAGATCTTTCCTGTCAACTACGCCGTCCAGCGGCAAACGATTCTGTTCCGCACCGCGGAAGGTACCAAGTTGGTCAGTGCCGCGATCAACAATCAAGTGGTGTTCGAGGTCGACGACCACAATGTCGCCGAGGGCTGGAGCGTGATCGTGAGGGGCACCGCACGCTCACTTCGTAGCGACGACGAAATCGCGGATGCCGAGCGTGCCCAGGTGCTGCCGTGGACGAGCTATGAGAAGTCGCATTACATCCGGGTGATCCCGGAGATGGTGACGGGCCGCCGGTTCCAATTCGGCTCGCTGCCAGGGAACGGCTAA
- a CDS encoding Acg family FMN-binding oxidoreductase: protein MRPTPDTQVLRTAVQLACRAPSVHNSQPWKWVAQGPILRLFIDRDRAVPGADCYMREAIISCGAVLDHLRVAMQAAGWRADIRRFPNRKDRDELASISFSFTGHVIDPQRERAQAILQRRTDRLSLQEPAYWDFFEPTLYNVIDESRVKLHVLADDTRSQLASAASLTEAIRNDDWLYLAELDWWTSPFAINEGIPPSALASDIEHSRVDVGRSFPVRIHADRRPQIEVDRSKILVLSTAEDTRADWLRSGEALSMVLLECTVAGMATCPLTHLIEVDESRDIVRDLIDRSGEPQALIRVGIAPAMEHSAPPTPRRPLHDVLTIR, encoded by the coding sequence ATGCGCCCGACGCCAGACACCCAAGTACTGCGGACGGCCGTGCAGTTGGCATGCCGGGCGCCGTCCGTGCACAACAGCCAGCCATGGAAGTGGGTGGCGCAAGGTCCGATTCTGCGGTTGTTCATCGATCGTGACCGCGCAGTACCCGGCGCGGATTGCTATATGCGCGAAGCGATCATCAGTTGCGGCGCGGTCCTCGATCATCTCCGTGTCGCCATGCAGGCTGCGGGTTGGCGAGCTGATATCAGACGATTTCCCAACCGCAAAGACCGCGACGAGCTCGCGTCGATCTCATTCAGCTTCACCGGACACGTCATCGACCCGCAGCGCGAACGAGCTCAGGCGATCCTGCAGCGCAGAACCGACCGGCTTTCCCTGCAAGAGCCCGCGTATTGGGATTTCTTCGAACCCACCCTCTACAACGTCATCGATGAGAGCCGGGTGAAATTGCACGTGCTCGCCGACGACACGCGATCGCAGTTGGCCAGCGCAGCGAGCCTCACCGAAGCCATCCGTAACGACGACTGGCTCTATCTAGCCGAACTGGATTGGTGGACATCGCCGTTCGCAATCAACGAAGGTATACCCCCGAGCGCGCTCGCATCAGACATCGAACACTCCCGGGTAGATGTGGGACGGTCGTTTCCGGTCAGAATTCATGCGGACAGACGCCCACAAATCGAGGTGGACCGGTCGAAGATTCTTGTCTTGTCCACCGCCGAGGACACCAGGGCAGATTGGCTCAGATCCGGCGAGGCGCTGTCGATGGTATTGCTGGAATGCACCGTCGCTGGAATGGCAACCTGCCCGCTGACACATCTCATCGAGGTCGACGAAAGTCGCGACATCGTGCGAGACCTGATCGACCGGTCCGGCGAACCCCAGGCGCTGATCCGCGTCGGCATCGCACCCGCGATGGAGCATTCCGCGCCACCCACGCCGCGGCGTCCGCTCCACGACGTCTTGACGATCCGCTAA
- a CDS encoding acyl carrier protein, whose amino-acid sequence MTNDDTRAAILSVLTTIAPEIEPEDLQDDVQLRDQVDLDSMDWLNFLRGIHKQLRVDIPEADYASLRTLADVVSYVEKNREN is encoded by the coding sequence ATGACTAACGACGACACCCGCGCCGCAATCTTGTCCGTGCTGACAACCATCGCCCCGGAGATCGAGCCCGAGGACTTGCAGGATGACGTCCAGCTGCGGGACCAGGTCGACCTCGATTCCATGGACTGGCTGAATTTTCTGCGCGGCATCCATAAGCAGCTGCGAGTCGACATCCCGGAAGCCGACTACGCGTCATTGCGGACGCTGGCCGACGTGGTCAGCTACGTGGAGAAGAACCGCGAAAATTAG
- a CDS encoding alpha-ketoacid dehydrogenase subunit beta: MKTSYRTAVHDALRDALRDDPRVVLMGEDVGRYGGTYAASKGLLDDFGPDRVRDTPLSELGFVGIGIGAALNGLRPIVEVMTVNFSLLALDQIVNTAAALRHMSGGQFSVPIVVRMATGAGRQLAAQHSHSLEPWYAHIPGIKVVAPATVEDAYGMLGPALADPDPVVIFEHVQLYNTSTDVEVLAPTDISRAAVRRSGSDVTLITYGGSLPKTLDAANELSLAGIDCEVVDLRVLRPLDDETFLESVRKTHRAVVVDEAWRTGSLAAEVTARVMEGGFYELDAPVARVCSTEVPMPYAKHLEEAALPQPAKIVTAVQDLFGNPS, translated from the coding sequence ATGAAGACCAGCTACCGGACCGCCGTGCACGACGCGCTGCGCGACGCCCTGCGTGACGACCCCCGGGTGGTGCTGATGGGTGAGGACGTCGGACGCTATGGAGGAACGTACGCCGCCTCCAAAGGCCTGCTGGACGACTTCGGGCCGGACCGGGTGCGGGACACGCCTCTTTCGGAGCTGGGCTTCGTTGGCATCGGGATCGGTGCGGCGCTCAACGGCCTGCGCCCGATCGTGGAAGTCATGACGGTCAACTTCAGCCTGCTGGCGCTCGACCAGATCGTCAATACCGCTGCGGCCCTTCGGCATATGTCCGGTGGCCAATTTTCGGTGCCGATCGTCGTCCGGATGGCCACAGGTGCCGGGCGTCAGCTTGCCGCCCAACACTCTCACAGCCTGGAGCCGTGGTACGCGCACATCCCGGGCATCAAGGTGGTCGCGCCGGCGACCGTCGAAGATGCCTACGGGATGCTCGGCCCCGCCCTGGCGGACCCTGACCCGGTGGTGATCTTCGAACACGTTCAGCTGTACAACACCTCAACGGATGTCGAGGTTCTCGCCCCTACGGACATCTCGCGCGCCGCGGTCCGTCGCAGCGGCAGCGACGTCACGTTGATCACCTACGGAGGTAGTCTGCCGAAGACGCTCGACGCTGCCAACGAGCTGTCGCTGGCCGGGATCGACTGCGAGGTAGTCGATTTGCGGGTGTTGCGACCGCTGGACGACGAAACCTTCCTCGAATCCGTCCGCAAGACGCATCGGGCTGTGGTGGTCGACGAGGCGTGGCGCACGGGCAGCCTGGCCGCAGAAGTCACCGCACGCGTGATGGAAGGCGGGTTCTACGAACTCGATGCCCCGGTGGCTCGAGTGTGCAGCACCGAAGTGCCGATGCCCTATGCCAAGCATCTCGAAGAGGCCGCCCTGCCCCAACCCGCGAAGATCGTCACCGCCGTGCAAGACCTCTTCGGGAACCCGTCGTGA
- the pdhA gene encoding pyruvate dehydrogenase (acetyl-transferring) E1 component subunit alpha, with protein sequence MTDTKLAHELLSDMVRVRRMEEKCAELYSAAKIRGFLHLYVGEEAVAAGSLRALADDDAVVATYREHAHALLRGIPMTSIMAEMFGKQEGCSRGRGGSMHLFDASRRFYGGNAIVAGGLPLAVGIALADAMLRQKRVTACYFGDGAVAEGAFHESLNMAALWNLPVLFCCENNLYAMGTALDRAQSQTDLTVKAAAYRVPTLAVDGMDVEACYTAAQQGVDHVRDTGGPFFIEFRTYRFRAHSMFDPELYRDKDEVERWRKRDPIRAFTERCLGNGTLSDADVRQIEDAAATEIEDAVAFADAGTWEDVADLERDVLTPEAAR encoded by the coding sequence ATGACAGATACGAAGCTCGCCCATGAGCTGTTGTCGGACATGGTCCGGGTGCGCCGCATGGAGGAGAAATGCGCGGAACTCTACAGCGCGGCCAAGATTCGCGGATTCCTGCATCTTTATGTCGGTGAGGAAGCAGTGGCCGCCGGGTCGCTGCGCGCGCTGGCCGACGACGACGCGGTAGTCGCGACCTACCGCGAGCACGCCCACGCGCTGCTGCGCGGTATCCCGATGACCTCGATCATGGCGGAGATGTTCGGCAAGCAGGAGGGCTGCTCGCGGGGCCGCGGCGGATCGATGCACCTGTTCGACGCGTCCAGGCGGTTCTACGGGGGTAACGCGATCGTGGCCGGCGGCCTGCCGCTCGCGGTGGGTATCGCACTGGCCGACGCCATGCTGCGGCAGAAGCGGGTGACCGCCTGCTACTTCGGCGACGGCGCGGTGGCCGAAGGCGCGTTTCATGAGTCCCTGAACATGGCCGCGCTGTGGAACCTGCCGGTGTTGTTCTGTTGCGAGAACAACCTTTACGCGATGGGCACCGCACTGGACAGGGCCCAGTCACAGACCGATCTCACCGTCAAGGCGGCCGCCTACCGCGTCCCCACCCTGGCGGTCGACGGGATGGACGTCGAGGCCTGCTACACGGCCGCCCAACAGGGCGTCGATCACGTCCGCGACACCGGCGGGCCCTTCTTCATCGAGTTCCGCACCTACCGGTTCCGGGCGCATTCGATGTTCGACCCGGAACTGTACCGAGACAAGGACGAAGTCGAACGGTGGCGCAAGCGCGACCCGATCCGGGCGTTCACCGAGAGGTGCCTGGGCAACGGCACCCTGTCCGACGCCGACGTGCGTCAGATCGAAGACGCGGCGGCCACCGAGATCGAGGACGCGGTGGCGTTCGCCGACGCCGGAACATGGGAGGATGTGGCCGATCTCGAGCGCGACGTGCTAACTCCGGAGGCCGCGCGATGA